A genome region from Deinococcus depolymerans includes the following:
- a CDS encoding AI-2E family transporter, with the protein MTAPDARPPSSIFVLNLLPVATAVILILLSLSFFSKVAPSLLAITLAIIVATALNPVARRLEQWMPRAAAGTLTVLLVVAVIGVALFLAVPPIAAQLGSIGGSTFDLSRIEPKLNAWLRAHPQMDAMLPDDLFDRVQKQLGILSSRAAEQLPSLLSLILGGVFTGLVTLVMVVYVLGNPVPLVNGVLGAVPPQHRLAATYALAQILKQTGAWGRATLLVMLVTGSCTALGFYLLGVQNWLVFGLLAALGELVPTIGPIVATVPPILFTLADDPQKAVWVAAFVLVFQQVSGFALSPLLVGGAGNLHPLSVIVGVVLFGGVFGLVGAFLTVPFLIVIKAVYQHFYLREAPDIPDAVAMALISGVVEEQLEREEEAREAVRRARAEVQEAELERQLEQGELNLEEALDAPPPTDRP; encoded by the coding sequence GTGACCGCCCCCGACGCCCGCCCTCCCAGCAGCATCTTCGTGCTGAACCTCCTGCCGGTCGCGACGGCCGTCATCCTGATCCTGCTGTCCCTGTCGTTTTTCAGCAAGGTCGCGCCCAGCCTGCTGGCCATCACGCTGGCCATCATCGTCGCCACCGCCCTGAACCCGGTCGCGCGTCGCCTGGAACAGTGGATGCCCCGCGCCGCGGCAGGCACCCTGACCGTGCTGCTGGTGGTCGCCGTGATCGGGGTGGCCCTGTTCCTGGCCGTGCCGCCCATCGCGGCGCAGCTGGGCAGCATCGGCGGCAGCACCTTCGACCTCAGCCGCATCGAACCGAAACTGAACGCCTGGCTGCGCGCCCACCCGCAGATGGACGCCATGCTGCCCGACGATCTCTTCGACCGGGTGCAAAAGCAGCTGGGCATCCTGAGCAGCCGCGCCGCCGAACAGCTGCCCAGCCTCCTGAGCCTGATCCTGGGCGGCGTGTTCACCGGCCTGGTCACACTGGTCATGGTGGTGTACGTCCTGGGAAATCCCGTCCCACTCGTGAACGGCGTGCTGGGCGCCGTGCCACCCCAGCACCGGCTGGCCGCCACCTACGCCCTGGCGCAGATCCTCAAGCAGACCGGCGCGTGGGGCCGCGCCACCCTGCTGGTGATGCTCGTCACGGGCAGCTGCACCGCGCTGGGCTTCTACCTGCTGGGCGTGCAGAACTGGCTGGTGTTCGGACTGCTGGCCGCGCTGGGTGAACTGGTCCCCACCATCGGCCCGATCGTGGCGACCGTTCCGCCCATCCTGTTCACCCTGGCCGACGATCCGCAGAAGGCTGTGTGGGTCGCCGCATTCGTGCTGGTGTTCCAGCAGGTCAGCGGCTTCGCCCTCAGCCCCCTGCTGGTGGGCGGCGCCGGGAACCTGCACCCCCTGAGCGTCATCGTGGGCGTCGTGCTGTTCGGAGGGGTGTTCGGACTGGTGGGCGCGTTCCTGACCGTTCCGTTCCTGATCGTCATCAAGGCGGTCTACCAGCACTTCTACCTGCGGGAGGCCCCGGACATTCCCGACGCGGTCGCCATGGCCCTGATCAGCGGCGTTGTCGAGGAACAGCTCGAACGTGAGGAGGAAGCCCGCGAGGCCGTCCGCAGGGCCCGCGCCGAGGTGCAGGAAGCCGAGCTGGAGCGCCAGCTCGAACAGGGCGAACTGAACCTCGAGGAGGCGCTCGACGCGCCGCCCCCCACCGACCGACCCTGA
- a CDS encoding methylmalonyl-CoA mutase family protein produces the protein MKSKNEWMQSVYAPATQKFPERKYNFKNLSDMEPEPIYTADDLKDWDAERDLGYPGEYPYTRGVQPSVYRGKLWTMRMFAGFGSAEQTNERFHALLRAGQTGLSTAFDLPTLMGYDSDHPFSKGEVGKCGVAVSSLADMEILFRGIDPTQVTTSMTINSPANAIWAMYIANAQKQGKDLGQVGGTIQNDILKEFIAQKEFIYPPAPSVKLVIDTFEWGPRVVPKWNFISVSGYHIREAGATGVQELAFTLADGFHYVEKALERGLDIDEFAPRISFFWDIHNDFFEEIAKLRAARRIWARQMRHHYGAKNPRSWMLRTHSQTAGVSLPAQQPLNNIARVAIQALAAVLGGTQSLHTDAFDEALALPTEEAATIALRTQQIIAYETGVAGVVDPLAGSYYVEKLTNDIEAAAMGYIEQIRAMGGVEAGIDSGFFQLEMAEAAYRYQREVESKDRIVVGVNDFVQDAVEVPIQLIDPQVERVQEARLAQVRRERDPQRVQAAIEALRDTAVTGANSMPAFLECAHAYVTLGEQMDVLKTVYGEYVEPAVV, from the coding sequence ATGAAAAGCAAGAACGAGTGGATGCAGAGCGTCTACGCCCCCGCCACGCAGAAATTCCCGGAACGCAAGTACAACTTCAAGAACCTCTCGGACATGGAACCCGAGCCGATCTACACCGCCGACGACCTGAAAGACTGGGACGCCGAACGGGACCTGGGCTACCCCGGCGAGTACCCGTACACGCGCGGCGTGCAGCCCAGCGTGTACCGCGGCAAACTCTGGACCATGCGCATGTTCGCGGGCTTCGGCAGCGCCGAGCAGACCAACGAACGCTTCCACGCGCTGCTGCGCGCCGGGCAGACCGGCCTGTCCACGGCCTTCGACCTGCCCACCCTGATGGGCTACGACAGCGACCACCCCTTCAGCAAGGGTGAGGTCGGCAAGTGCGGCGTGGCGGTCAGCAGCCTCGCGGACATGGAGATCCTGTTCCGCGGCATCGACCCCACGCAGGTCACGACGTCCATGACCATCAACTCCCCCGCGAACGCCATCTGGGCCATGTACATCGCCAACGCGCAGAAGCAGGGCAAGGACCTCGGGCAGGTGGGCGGCACCATCCAGAACGACATCCTGAAGGAATTCATCGCGCAGAAGGAATTCATCTACCCGCCCGCCCCCAGCGTGAAACTGGTCATCGACACCTTCGAGTGGGGCCCGCGGGTCGTCCCGAAATGGAACTTCATCAGCGTGTCCGGCTACCACATCCGCGAGGCCGGCGCGACCGGCGTGCAGGAACTCGCCTTCACCCTCGCCGACGGCTTCCACTACGTGGAGAAGGCACTGGAGCGCGGCCTGGACATCGATGAATTCGCGCCGCGCATCAGCTTCTTCTGGGACATCCACAACGACTTCTTCGAGGAGATCGCCAAACTCCGCGCCGCCCGGCGCATCTGGGCGCGGCAGATGCGTCACCACTACGGCGCTAAGAACCCCCGCTCCTGGATGCTGCGCACCCACTCCCAGACCGCCGGGGTGTCGCTGCCCGCGCAGCAGCCGCTGAACAACATCGCCCGCGTCGCCATTCAGGCGCTGGCCGCGGTGCTGGGCGGCACGCAGAGCCTCCACACCGACGCCTTCGACGAGGCGCTGGCGCTGCCCACCGAGGAAGCCGCGACCATCGCCCTGCGCACCCAGCAGATCATCGCGTACGAGACCGGCGTGGCCGGCGTGGTGGATCCCCTGGCCGGCAGCTACTACGTCGAGAAACTCACGAACGACATCGAGGCCGCCGCGATGGGCTACATCGAGCAGATCCGCGCCATGGGAGGCGTGGAGGCCGGCATCGACAGCGGCTTCTTCCAGCTGGAGATGGCCGAGGCCGCCTACCGCTACCAGCGCGAGGTCGAGAGCAAGGACCGCATCGTGGTCGGCGTGAACGACTTCGTGCAGGACGCCGTCGAGGTGCCCATCCAGCTGATCGACCCGCAGGTCGAGCGCGTTCAGGAAGCGCGGCTGGCGCAAGTGCGCCGCGAGCGCGACCCACAACGCGTCCAGGCGGCCATCGAAGCGCTGCGCGACACGGCCGTGACCGGCGCGAACTCCATGCCGGCCTTCCTGGAATGCGCGCACGCCTACGTCACGCTGGGCGAACAGATGGACGTCCTGAAGACCGTGTACGGCGAGTACGTGGAACCCGCCGTCGTCTGA
- the glgC gene encoding glucose-1-phosphate adenylyltransferase, with the protein MKPRVLGMILAGGQGSRLAPLTQKRSKPAVPFGSKYRIIDFAINNFINSGVFSVYVLTQYKAQSLTEHIQRGWRFGTFLSDYFITLVPAQMYRIEELGPVWYRGTADAVYQNMHLIDNYDADYVAIFSGDHIYKMNVEHMLQKHIETRADVSIAAYPMPQEQAHQFGVMHVDANWRVTDFLEKPKDPPSIPGQPGTSLTSMGNYIFSRRALEELLETNMGGGESGFDFGGDVIPRALSDGYNVMAYDFHRNPIPGQAGPNTYWRDVGTLDAYYEANMDLVSINPEFDIYNPEWTLRTSSEFSPPAKFVHESDGRKGQAFNTIMAGGAIISGGTVRDSILARGVRTHSYSLVESCVLFDDVEVGRHAHLRRCIVDKNVIIPPGTKIGLDPEEDRARGFTVTENGVVVVPKGYTF; encoded by the coding sequence ATGAAACCACGGGTTCTCGGCATGATTCTCGCGGGCGGGCAGGGGTCCCGTCTGGCGCCACTGACGCAGAAGCGCAGCAAGCCCGCCGTTCCCTTCGGCAGCAAGTACCGCATCATCGATTTCGCCATCAACAACTTCATCAACTCCGGCGTGTTCTCCGTGTACGTCCTCACGCAGTACAAGGCGCAGAGCCTCACCGAGCACATCCAGCGCGGCTGGCGCTTCGGGACGTTCCTCAGCGACTACTTCATCACGCTGGTGCCCGCGCAGATGTACCGCATCGAGGAACTCGGGCCGGTCTGGTACCGCGGGACCGCCGACGCCGTGTACCAGAACATGCACCTGATCGACAACTACGACGCGGATTACGTCGCGATCTTCAGCGGTGACCACATCTACAAGATGAACGTGGAACACATGCTGCAGAAACACATCGAGACCCGCGCGGACGTCAGCATCGCCGCGTACCCCATGCCGCAGGAGCAGGCGCACCAGTTCGGCGTGATGCACGTCGACGCGAACTGGCGCGTCACGGACTTCCTGGAAAAACCCAAGGACCCGCCCAGCATTCCCGGCCAGCCCGGCACCAGCCTGACCAGCATGGGCAACTACATCTTCTCGCGCCGCGCGCTGGAAGAACTGCTCGAGACGAACATGGGCGGCGGCGAGAGCGGTTTCGATTTCGGTGGGGACGTCATCCCGCGCGCCCTGAGTGACGGGTACAACGTCATGGCGTACGACTTCCACCGCAACCCCATCCCCGGTCAGGCCGGCCCGAACACCTACTGGCGTGACGTGGGCACCCTGGACGCCTACTACGAGGCGAACATGGACCTCGTCAGCATCAACCCGGAATTCGACATCTACAACCCGGAATGGACCCTGCGCACCAGCAGCGAGTTCTCCCCGCCCGCCAAGTTCGTGCACGAGAGCGACGGCCGCAAGGGGCAGGCGTTCAACACCATCATGGCCGGGGGCGCGATCATCAGCGGCGGGACCGTCCGCGACTCGATCCTGGCGCGCGGCGTCCGCACCCACTCGTACTCCCTGGTGGAGAGCTGCGTGCTGTTCGACGATGTCGAGGTGGGCCGGCACGCGCACCTGCGCCGCTGCATCGTGGACAAGAACGTCATCATCCCGCCCGGCACGAAGATCGGCCTCGACCCGGAGGAGGACCGTGCGCGCGGCTTCACCGTCACGGAAAACGGTGTGGTCGTGGTGCCCAAGGGCTACACCTTCTGA
- the miaA gene encoding tRNA (adenosine(37)-N6)-dimethylallyltransferase MiaA, translating into MSSIPILTAPTAAGKSALALALAREYPLEIVSADAFTVYRGLDIGTAKPAAPDRAAAPHHLLDVVDVTEPFDVARFVELAEAAIAGILARGQVPLVVGGTGFYLAALTRGLPLTPPSDAALRADVEAELAVRGLDALLADVQAINPAEAARLERNPRRVVRALEVYRQTGRFPGEFGRRPPRYRYDVTAFTRDPADLEARMLARVQDMFRAGWADEAAWLAQRVAPDTEPRPTVWQALGYREALAVARGHLSPDAAAAQVTLATRQYARRQLTFTRTQLGSPVLSAGEAARHVRTLLSR; encoded by the coding sequence CTGAGTTCCATTCCGATCCTGACGGCGCCCACCGCGGCCGGTAAATCCGCGCTGGCACTGGCGCTGGCGCGGGAGTACCCGCTGGAGATCGTTTCGGCCGACGCGTTCACCGTGTACCGCGGTCTGGATATCGGCACGGCCAAACCGGCCGCGCCGGACCGCGCGGCCGCGCCCCATCACCTGCTCGACGTGGTGGACGTGACCGAGCCGTTCGACGTGGCCCGCTTCGTGGAACTGGCCGAGGCGGCCATCGCCGGCATTCTCGCGCGGGGACAGGTGCCGCTGGTGGTGGGAGGGACCGGGTTCTACCTTGCGGCCCTGACGCGCGGGCTGCCGCTCACGCCGCCCAGCGACGCGGCCCTGCGCGCCGACGTCGAGGCGGAACTGGCCGTTCGGGGCCTGGACGCCCTGCTGGCCGACGTGCAGGCCATCAACCCGGCGGAAGCGGCGCGGCTGGAACGTAACCCGCGCCGGGTTGTCCGGGCGCTGGAAGTGTACCGGCAGACCGGACGGTTCCCCGGCGAGTTCGGGCGCCGACCGCCCCGTTACCGCTATGACGTGACGGCCTTCACGCGCGATCCGGCGGATCTGGAAGCCCGGATGCTGGCACGGGTGCAGGACATGTTCCGCGCCGGATGGGCCGACGAGGCCGCCTGGCTCGCGCAGCGGGTCGCGCCGGACACCGAGCCGCGACCGACCGTCTGGCAGGCGCTCGGGTACCGCGAGGCGCTGGCCGTGGCGCGCGGCCACCTCAGTCCGGACGCGGCGGCGGCGCAGGTCACGCTCGCCACCCGGCAGTACGCCCGGCGGCAGCTGACGTTCACGCGCACGCAGCTGGGAAGCCCGGTATTAAGTGCAGGTGAAGCGGCGCGGCACGTGCGGACCCTGCTGTCCCGCTAA
- a CDS encoding Hsp20/alpha crystallin family protein has protein sequence MNEPVLARLQHLMTLREEVESLTGTGPWLPSADWADADSHLILYLDVPGVNPDTLELLEEDGTVTVAGQRDETHRLLRGERPAGTFRRTLTFPEDVLPQTGEASLANGVLCVRFEKKHPTINVQSSETPL, from the coding sequence ATGAACGAGCCCGTGCTGGCGCGACTGCAACACCTGATGACCCTCCGCGAAGAGGTGGAAAGCCTGACCGGAACCGGCCCCTGGCTTCCGAGTGCCGACTGGGCCGATGCCGACAGTCACCTGATCCTGTACCTCGACGTGCCCGGCGTGAACCCCGATACCCTGGAACTGCTCGAGGAGGACGGTACGGTCACGGTTGCCGGTCAGCGCGACGAGACCCACCGGCTGCTGCGCGGCGAACGGCCTGCCGGCACCTTCCGCCGCACCCTGACCTTTCCCGAGGACGTCCTCCCGCAGACCGGCGAGGCCAGTCTCGCGAACGGCGTGCTGTGCGTCCGGTTCGAGAAGAAGCACCCGACCATCAACGTGCAGTCCAGCGAAACGCCCCTCTGA
- the purD gene encoding phosphoribosylamine--glycine ligase, producing MRVLVIGGGGREHAIAHACARHGHEVLCTPGNPGIAAHARIIDSPQDAPTLARLAQQEGADLVIVGPEAYLAAGLVDECAALGIPAFGPTRAASRLEGDKAWSKAFMERHGIPTAAHHAFSDLQTALDHAATLTPPIVVKDAGLKAGKGVTIAHTPEQAQAALRDIFTQPGAQAVTEEFMTGQEVTILALCSGTQYALTPPSQDHKTIFEGDTGPMTGGMGVICPFPLEPGVLGEIRRDIIEPTLRGMTAEGLPYTGVLYAGLMLTPTGPKVVEFNARFGDPEAETVLPLLTSDLAQHALDATRGQLDPAQVTFSDAASATIILAAPGYPAEPHKDIPITLPDPGPHGIIHHAGTRTEGGRLLSSGGRVLAITATAPTLNAALGRAYALADQTDFPGAQLRRDIGRRIGAHPDPT from the coding sequence ATGCGCGTGCTCGTCATCGGCGGCGGCGGCCGCGAACACGCCATCGCGCACGCCTGCGCCCGCCACGGCCACGAGGTCCTGTGCACCCCCGGCAACCCCGGCATCGCCGCGCACGCCCGTATCATCGACAGCCCCCAGGACGCCCCCACCCTCGCCCGCCTCGCGCAGCAGGAAGGCGCCGACCTCGTCATCGTCGGCCCCGAGGCGTACCTGGCCGCCGGACTGGTCGACGAGTGCGCCGCGCTGGGCATCCCCGCCTTCGGCCCCACCCGCGCCGCCAGCCGCCTCGAAGGTGACAAGGCCTGGAGCAAGGCCTTCATGGAGCGCCACGGCATCCCCACCGCCGCCCACCACGCCTTCAGCGACCTCCAGACCGCCCTCGACCACGCCGCGACCCTCACGCCCCCCATCGTCGTGAAGGACGCCGGCCTGAAAGCCGGGAAGGGCGTCACCATCGCCCACACCCCCGAGCAGGCCCAGGCCGCCCTGCGCGACATCTTCACCCAGCCCGGCGCGCAGGCCGTCACCGAGGAATTCATGACCGGCCAGGAAGTCACCATCCTCGCCCTGTGCAGCGGCACCCAGTACGCCCTGACCCCCCCCAGCCAGGACCACAAGACCATCTTCGAGGGCGACACCGGCCCCATGACCGGCGGCATGGGCGTCATCTGCCCCTTCCCCCTCGAACCCGGCGTGCTGGGCGAGATCCGCCGCGACATCATCGAACCCACCCTGCGCGGCATGACCGCAGAGGGCCTGCCCTACACCGGCGTCCTGTACGCCGGCCTGATGCTCACCCCCACCGGCCCCAAGGTCGTGGAATTCAACGCCCGCTTCGGCGACCCCGAAGCCGAAACCGTCCTCCCCCTTCTTACCAGCGACCTCGCCCAGCACGCCCTGGACGCCACGCGCGGCCAGCTCGACCCCGCACAGGTCACCTTCAGCGACGCCGCCAGCGCCACCATCATCCTCGCCGCGCCCGGCTACCCCGCCGAACCCCACAAAGACATTCCCATCACCCTCCCCGACCCCGGCCCGCACGGCATCATCCACCACGCCGGCACCCGCACCGAAGGCGGGCGACTCCTCAGCAGCGGCGGCCGTGTCCTGGCCATCACCGCCACCGCCCCCACCCTGAACGCCGCCCTGGGCCGCGCGTATGCCCTTGCCGACCAGACGGACTTCCCCGGCGCGCAACTGAGGCGCGACATCGGCCGCCGCATCGGCGCGCACCCCGACCCCACCTGA
- a CDS encoding MBL fold metallo-hydrolase produces the protein MTPHVHALDLNFQDTPGVIAAFVFDTGDGLAVVDTGPTSTLGALRGGLTGLGATLSDVRHVLLTHIHFDHAGAAGTVLNLVPQARAYVHARGAAHLSHPERLVASATQIYGDHMERLWGEMQPIDPARLTVLQGGERLRLGSLDVQALDTPGHAVHHLSFHAGEHLFVGDVGGIRLDAAQTPRAPTPPPDINLEAWRDSVQTLRTLDARTLHLAHYGSHPNTPAHWDDLLRNMDTDAQRVAAGLQAGHDLDTITHTFTGDLMNDLSREHPGLPARFDFACPPWMSVQGLVRYWQRRAARSGGDR, from the coding sequence ATGACGCCCCACGTCCACGCGCTGGACCTGAACTTCCAGGACACGCCGGGCGTCATCGCCGCGTTCGTGTTCGACACCGGGGACGGCCTCGCGGTCGTGGATACCGGCCCGACCAGCACCCTCGGCGCGCTGCGCGGCGGCCTGACCGGCCTCGGCGCGACCCTCTCGGACGTGCGGCACGTCCTGCTGACCCACATTCACTTCGATCACGCCGGGGCGGCCGGCACGGTCCTGAACCTCGTCCCTCAGGCCCGCGCCTACGTCCACGCACGCGGCGCGGCGCACCTGTCCCACCCGGAACGGCTGGTGGCCAGCGCCACCCAGATCTACGGGGATCACATGGAGCGCCTGTGGGGCGAGATGCAACCCATCGACCCCGCGCGCCTGACTGTCCTGCAGGGCGGCGAACGCCTGCGCCTGGGCAGCCTGGACGTGCAGGCGCTCGATACGCCCGGCCACGCCGTCCACCACCTGAGCTTCCATGCGGGCGAACACCTGTTCGTGGGTGACGTGGGCGGCATCCGCCTCGACGCCGCCCAGACGCCCCGCGCGCCCACCCCGCCCCCGGACATCAACCTCGAGGCGTGGCGGGACTCCGTGCAGACGCTACGCACCCTGGACGCCCGCACCCTGCACCTCGCGCACTACGGCAGCCACCCGAACACCCCCGCCCACTGGGACGACCTGCTGCGCAACATGGACACCGACGCGCAGCGCGTCGCCGCCGGACTGCAGGCCGGGCACGACCTGGACACCATCACCCACACCTTCACAGGGGACCTCATGAACGACCTGAGCCGCGAACACCCCGGCCTGCCCGCCCGCTTCGACTTCGCCTGCCCCCCCTGGATGAGCGTGCAGGGTCTGGTGCGCTACTGGCAGCGCCGCGCCGCCCGCTCCGGAGGCGACCGCTGA
- a CDS encoding RNA methyltransferase codes for MTTPAPITSLQNSHVKRLVRLRTRREREQEGVILIEGARELHRAAASGVNLDTLYTCPALFSPEAHALAPELTHPHLTVLELSRAAFEKVSGRENPDGLLGLAPTPRAALPEPGPDAVTVVLHGLEKPGNVGAILRTADAAGADAVIVLGRGADPYGPNVIRASQGSVFSLPVAVMDEQAAQDWLAARAFTTVACTPDAPRTYWDAPLTGRVALLLGTEHEGLPAHWRDTDHSVSIPMNAARGADSLNVATAAALVLFECARQRRTGSRA; via the coding sequence ATGACCACGCCCGCCCCGATCACCTCCCTCCAGAACAGCCACGTGAAACGGCTCGTGAGACTCCGCACCCGCCGTGAACGCGAACAGGAAGGCGTCATCCTGATCGAGGGCGCCCGCGAACTGCACCGCGCCGCCGCGTCCGGCGTGAACCTGGACACCCTGTACACCTGCCCGGCCCTGTTCAGCCCCGAGGCGCACGCGCTGGCCCCCGAACTGACCCACCCGCACCTCACGGTCCTGGAACTCTCCCGCGCGGCCTTCGAGAAGGTCAGCGGCCGCGAGAACCCCGACGGCCTGCTGGGCCTGGCCCCCACCCCCCGCGCCGCGCTGCCCGAACCCGGCCCGGACGCCGTGACGGTCGTGCTGCACGGCCTGGAGAAACCCGGCAACGTCGGCGCGATCCTCCGCACCGCCGACGCCGCCGGCGCGGACGCCGTGATCGTCCTCGGGCGCGGCGCGGACCCCTACGGCCCGAACGTGATCCGCGCGTCCCAGGGCAGCGTGTTCAGCCTGCCGGTCGCGGTCATGGACGAACAGGCCGCGCAGGACTGGCTGGCCGCCCGCGCCTTCACCACCGTCGCCTGCACCCCCGACGCGCCCCGCACCTACTGGGACGCTCCCCTGACCGGCCGGGTCGCGCTGCTGCTCGGCACCGAGCACGAGGGCCTGCCCGCCCACTGGCGGGACACCGACCACTCGGTCAGCATTCCCATGAACGCCGCGCGCGGCGCGGACAGCCTGAACGTCGCCACCGCCGCCGCCCTGGTGCTGTTCGAATGCGCCCGCCAGCGCCGCACCGGGAGCCGCGCGTGA
- a CDS encoding YchJ family protein gives MALAYPPFKSCPCGSGRSYGHCCGPLHAGAPATTPEALMRSRYAAYALGNAAYVLQTWHPDTRPGTLDLRDGTRYLGLRVRRAEGRRVEFAAQLRLPDGERYTLRENSEFVQVDGRWLYLDGQSPAGGDSDPV, from the coding sequence ATGGCGCTCGCCTATCCTCCCTTCAAATCCTGCCCGTGCGGGTCCGGCCGCAGTTACGGGCACTGCTGCGGGCCGCTGCATGCCGGTGCGCCCGCCACGACGCCCGAGGCGCTGATGCGGTCGCGTTACGCCGCGTACGCGCTGGGAAACGCGGCGTACGTCCTGCAGACCTGGCATCCGGACACCCGGCCGGGCACGCTGGACCTGCGGGACGGCACCCGGTACCTGGGGTTGCGGGTGCGCCGCGCCGAGGGCCGCCGCGTGGAGTTCGCCGCGCAGTTGCGCCTGCCTGACGGTGAGCGGTACACGCTGCGGGAGAACAGCGAGTTCGTGCAGGTGGATGGCCGCTGGCTGTACCTGGATGGGCAGTCGCCGGCCGGCGGCGACAGCGACCCCGTCTGA
- a CDS encoding prohibitin family protein translates to MTEPTVNGSQTRSRPTVQVRPPGRPAALLIGGLLAAAVLVSQSVKVIPAGYVGVVFSSFSGVKAQPLQEGIHFLVPFVDRVNLYDARLQEVTLAHTTQDGDEGAIRARSKEGLDITADVTVQFRVDRAKAATLHKELGRDYVRTVIRPQVRSKVRDAIGQFGAADIISSKRQEVEASITAELRKIFERNNLVLDSVLLRELRIPDSIAKAIEQKQAAEQQVAVERNRLQQSTISAQRAVVEAEGAAKASVARARGEAEALSLRGRALRENPQLIQLTVAEKLSPGIQTVMLPSTGNFLLDVGTLTQPAKTAAKP, encoded by the coding sequence ATGACTGAGCCAACAGTGAACGGCAGCCAGACCCGCAGCAGGCCCACGGTGCAGGTGCGCCCACCGGGCCGGCCGGCCGCGCTGCTGATCGGCGGTCTGCTGGCCGCGGCCGTGCTGGTCAGCCAGAGCGTGAAGGTCATTCCGGCCGGGTACGTGGGGGTGGTGTTCAGTTCCTTCAGTGGCGTGAAGGCGCAGCCGCTTCAGGAAGGCATTCATTTTCTGGTGCCGTTCGTGGACCGCGTGAACCTGTACGACGCCCGCCTTCAGGAGGTCACGCTGGCGCACACCACCCAGGACGGGGACGAGGGCGCCATCCGGGCGCGCAGCAAGGAAGGCCTGGACATCACGGCGGACGTGACCGTGCAGTTCCGGGTGGACCGCGCCAAGGCCGCGACGCTGCACAAGGAACTCGGGCGGGACTACGTGCGGACCGTGATCCGGCCGCAGGTGCGCAGCAAGGTCCGCGACGCCATCGGGCAGTTCGGCGCGGCCGACATCATCTCCTCGAAACGGCAGGAGGTCGAGGCGAGCATCACGGCGGAACTCCGCAAGATCTTCGAGCGGAACAATCTGGTTCTGGACAGCGTGCTGCTGCGTGAACTGCGCATTCCGGACAGCATTGCCAAGGCCATCGAGCAGAAGCAGGCGGCCGAGCAGCAGGTGGCGGTGGAACGCAACCGCCTGCAGCAGTCGACGATCAGCGCCCAGCGGGCCGTGGTCGAGGCGGAAGGGGCCGCCAAGGCGTCGGTGGCGCGGGCGCGCGGGGAGGCCGAGGCGCTGTCGCTGCGCGGACGGGCGCTGCGGGAGAACCCGCAACTGATCCAGCTGACGGTCGCCGAGAAACTCTCGCCCGGCATTCAGACCGTCATGCTGCCCAGCACCGGGAACTTCCTGCTGGACGTGGGCACACTCACGCAGCCCGCGAAGACGGCCGCGAAACCATGA
- a CDS encoding NAD(P)-dependent oxidoreductase encodes MTTLAFLGLGAMGDPMAAHLARYAAASGLTAHVWNRTDSKAQAHARAHGSSAVTLEEAAGADVIFTCLPTSAEVSEVLSVMEPHLNRGAVWVDCTSGHPQAAPAQRERLAARGVTLLDAPVSGGTAGAQAGTLTVMVGGPADALEAVRPHLAFAGKVVHVGQSGAGFAVKAVNNALLGVTLWATGEGLAVLARAGVDLGAALDVINASSGRSNASQNLIGQRVLTREFPATFALGLLAKDAGIAADLTGEVRGSAPLLAQTAALLRAAERVVGADEDHTAALKLIEQMNDVELK; translated from the coding sequence ATGACGACACTGGCTTTCCTGGGTCTCGGGGCGATGGGCGACCCGATGGCCGCCCACCTCGCCCGGTACGCGGCGGCCAGCGGCCTGACCGCGCACGTCTGGAACCGTACCGATTCGAAAGCGCAGGCGCACGCACGGGCGCACGGCAGCAGCGCCGTGACGCTGGAGGAAGCGGCGGGCGCGGACGTGATCTTCACCTGCCTGCCCACCAGCGCCGAGGTCAGCGAGGTCCTGAGCGTCATGGAGCCGCACCTGAATCGCGGCGCGGTGTGGGTGGACTGCACGAGCGGGCACCCGCAGGCCGCGCCCGCCCAGCGTGAGCGGCTGGCCGCGCGGGGCGTGACGCTGCTGGACGCGCCCGTGAGTGGCGGCACGGCCGGCGCGCAGGCCGGGACCCTGACCGTGATGGTCGGTGGCCCCGCCGACGCGCTGGAGGCGGTGCGGCCGCACCTGGCATTCGCCGGGAAGGTCGTGCATGTCGGCCAGAGCGGCGCGGGTTTCGCGGTGAAGGCCGTGAACAACGCGCTGCTGGGCGTGACGCTGTGGGCGACCGGCGAGGGCCTGGCGGTCCTGGCCCGCGCGGGCGTGGACCTGGGCGCGGCGCTGGACGTCATCAACGCCAGCAGCGGGCGCAGCAACGCCAGCCAGAACCTGATCGGGCAGCGGGTCCTGACGCGAGAGTTCCCGGCGACGTTCGCGCTGGGCCTGCTCGCCAAGGACGCCGGGATTGCCGCCGACCTGACCGGCGAGGTGCGGGGCAGCGCGCCGCTGCTGGCCCAGACGGCGGCCCTGCTGCGCGCCGCAGAACGCGTGGTGGGCGCGGACGAGGATCACACGGCCGCCCTGAAACTGATTGAGCAGATGAACGACGTGGAGTTGAAATGA